One Lampris incognitus isolate fLamInc1 chromosome 18, fLamInc1.hap2, whole genome shotgun sequence genomic region harbors:
- the ccn4a gene encoding cellular communication network factor 4a, whose protein sequence is MSWLLSWILIAAGIQQASSQNSTAMPPTVAAQTTTLELYNRTQYCKWPCECPKVPPSCPPGVSLLMDGCDCCKACARQVGEVCNEADTCDYHKGLYCDYSSDKPRYEKGVCAYMVGTGCEHDGVIYRNGQSFKPSCKYQCVCVNGAIGCVGLCTESQPPRVWCQTPRRVKVRGQCCEQWICDEPKRGRKTALRHAVEALPAETRSWHKNCITQTTSWSPCSKTCGQGVSLRISNANDQCEMIKESRLCNLRPCEVDITKHIKPGKKCLNIYREEQPGNLTMSGCISKKQYRPKYCGVCTDDRCCIPYKSKTLDVEFVCPNGSTFTLQVMWVQACFCNLSCKNPNDIFAELDSYYSYPEIMN, encoded by the exons GCCTCCTCCCAGAATTCCACTGCCATGCCGCCTACCGTGGCCGCCCAAACCACAACTCTGGAGCTGTACAACCGGACACAGTACTGCAAGTGGCCTTGCGAGTGTCCCAAAGTGCCCCCTAGCTGTCCCCCGGGGGTGAGCCTTCTCATGGACGGCTGCGACTGCTGCAAGGCCTGCGCCAGGCAGGTGGGCGAGGTTTGCAATGAGGCGGATACCTGCGACTATCACAAGGGATTGTACTGTGACTACAGCTCGGACAAGCCTAGGTACGAAAAAGGAGTGTGTGCAT ATATGGTGGGCACTGGCTGTGAGCATGACGGTGTCATCTATCGTAACGGGCAGAGCTTCAAGCCAAGCTGTaaataccagtgtgtgtgtgtgaatggtgccaTCGGCTGTGTTGGACTTTGCACAGAGTCCCAGCCGCCACGGGTGTGGTGCCAGACCCCACGCCGGGTCAAAGTCCGGGGACAGTGCTGCGAGCAGTGGATCTGTGATGAACCCAAGAGGGGGCGCAAGACAGCCCTGCGCCACGCAGTCGAAG ctctcccagctgagaCCAGGAGTTGGCATAAGAACTGCATTACCCAGACCACCTCATGGTCCCCCTGCTCCAAGACCTGTGGCCAGGGAGTGTCCTTGAGGATCTCCAACGCCAACGATCAGTGTGAGATGATCAAGGAGTCCCGCCTCTGCAACCTCCGCCCCTGCGAGGTCGACATTACCAAGCACATCAAG CCAGGGAAGAAATGTCTTAACATCTACAGAGAGGAGCAGCCAGGTAACCTCACCATGTCTGGCTGCATCAGTAAGAAGCAGTACAGGCCCAAGTACTGCGGCGTCTGCACGGACGACCGTTGCTGCATCCCCTACAAGTCCAAGACCCTGGACGTAGAGTTCGTGTGTCCCAACGGGTCGACCTTCACCCTGCAGGTGATGTGGGTTCAAGCTTGCTTCTGCAACCTCAGCTGCAAGAACCCCAACGACATCTTCGCCGAGCTCGACAGTTACTACAGCTACCCAGAGATCATGAACTAA